A genomic region of Trifolium pratense cultivar HEN17-A07 linkage group LG3, ARS_RC_1.1, whole genome shotgun sequence contains the following coding sequences:
- the LOC123917512 gene encoding protein SRG1-like isoform X2 → MDTKTQSLESSLTVPSVQELALQNPQKVPPRYIRDDDGDDDFCTFPSSDPSLTIPLIDMAKLVNADTQQDELHKLHLACKNWGVFQIVNHGVSSLKNMGNQVKRFFELPLQEKKRWAQKPGSLEGYGQAFVTSEVQKLDWNDMIFLKSLPIQNRKLDLWPQNPPQFRETLEKYSEEMRQEATSIVSFITLALGLEDTKISESFHEGLYDIRMNCYPPCPEPERVLGIIPHADNSGITLLVDFGDFPGLQFLKDGKWVGVEPIEGAIVANIGHIIEVMTNGIYKAPEHRAVVNKTKERLSIVTFCYPNPSIDIAPAEKLFGEGNKQVYKSMTHAEYFNRYLASR, encoded by the exons ATGGATACAAAAACTCAGAGCTTAGAATCATCACTTACAGTTCCAAGTGTTCAAGAACTAGCACTCCAAAATCCACAAAAAGTGCCACCAAGATACATAAgagatgatgatggtgatgatgatttcTGCACCTTTCCTTCTTCTGATCCATCTCTTACCATACCTTTAATAGATATGGCTAAGTTGGTCAACGCTGATACACAACAAGATGAGCTTCATAAACTTCATCTTGCTTGTAAAAACTGGGGTGTTTTTCAG ATAGTAAATCATGGAGTCTCTTCCCTTAAGAATATGGGGAATCAAGTTAAGAGATTCTTTGAGCTTCCTTTACAAGAGAAAAAAAGATGGGCACAGAAACCAGGAAGTCTTGAAGGGTATGGTCAAGCATTTGTTACCTCTGAGGTGCAAAAGCTAGATTGGAATGACATGATCTTTCTCAAGTCTTTGCCTATTCAGAATCGAAAATTGGATTTGTGGCCTCAAAATCCTCCTCAGTTCAG GGAAACATTAGAAAAATATTCTGAAGAAATGAGGCAGGAAGCAACATCAATTGTGAGTTTCATTACTTTGGCTTTGGGGCTTGAGGATACAAAGATATCAGAAAGTTTCCATGAAGGACTATATGATATAAGGATGAATTGCTACCCGCCTTGTCCGGAGCCTGAAAGAGTTCTCGGGATTATTCCTCATGCTGACAATTCCGGAATCACTCTCTTGGTTGATTTTGGTGATTTTCCAGGGCTGCAGTTCCTCAAAGATGGAAAATGGGTTGGCGTCGAACCAATAGAAGGTGCTATTGTTGCTAACATTGGCCATATAATTGAG GTGATGACAAATGGGATATACAAAGCACCAGAGCATAGAGCTGTAGTAAATAAGACGAAGGAAAGATTGTCGATAGTGACATTCTGCTATCCAAACCCTTCTATAGATATTGCACCTGCTGAGAAGCTATTTGGTGAAGGAAACAAACAAGTATACAAGAGCATGACACATGCAGAATACTTCAACAG
- the LOC123917512 gene encoding protein SRG1-like isoform X1 — translation MDTKTQSLESSLTVPSVQELALQNPQKVPPRYIRDDDGDDDFCTFPSSDPSLTIPLIDMAKLVNADTQQDELHKLHLACKNWGVFQIVNHGVSSLKNMGNQVKRFFELPLQEKKRWAQKPGSLEGYGQAFVTSEVQKLDWNDMIFLKSLPIQNRKLDLWPQNPPQFRETLEKYSEEMRQEATSIVSFITLALGLEDTKISESFHEGLYDIRMNCYPPCPEPERVLGIIPHADNSGITLLVDFGDFPGLQFLKDGKWVGVEPIEGAIVANIGHIIEVMTNGIYKAPEHRAVVNKTKERLSIVTFCYPNPSIDIAPAEKLFGEGNKQVYKSMTHAEYFNRFFNRKLDESFIDSLRL, via the exons ATGGATACAAAAACTCAGAGCTTAGAATCATCACTTACAGTTCCAAGTGTTCAAGAACTAGCACTCCAAAATCCACAAAAAGTGCCACCAAGATACATAAgagatgatgatggtgatgatgatttcTGCACCTTTCCTTCTTCTGATCCATCTCTTACCATACCTTTAATAGATATGGCTAAGTTGGTCAACGCTGATACACAACAAGATGAGCTTCATAAACTTCATCTTGCTTGTAAAAACTGGGGTGTTTTTCAG ATAGTAAATCATGGAGTCTCTTCCCTTAAGAATATGGGGAATCAAGTTAAGAGATTCTTTGAGCTTCCTTTACAAGAGAAAAAAAGATGGGCACAGAAACCAGGAAGTCTTGAAGGGTATGGTCAAGCATTTGTTACCTCTGAGGTGCAAAAGCTAGATTGGAATGACATGATCTTTCTCAAGTCTTTGCCTATTCAGAATCGAAAATTGGATTTGTGGCCTCAAAATCCTCCTCAGTTCAG GGAAACATTAGAAAAATATTCTGAAGAAATGAGGCAGGAAGCAACATCAATTGTGAGTTTCATTACTTTGGCTTTGGGGCTTGAGGATACAAAGATATCAGAAAGTTTCCATGAAGGACTATATGATATAAGGATGAATTGCTACCCGCCTTGTCCGGAGCCTGAAAGAGTTCTCGGGATTATTCCTCATGCTGACAATTCCGGAATCACTCTCTTGGTTGATTTTGGTGATTTTCCAGGGCTGCAGTTCCTCAAAGATGGAAAATGGGTTGGCGTCGAACCAATAGAAGGTGCTATTGTTGCTAACATTGGCCATATAATTGAG GTGATGACAAATGGGATATACAAAGCACCAGAGCATAGAGCTGTAGTAAATAAGACGAAGGAAAGATTGTCGATAGTGACATTCTGCTATCCAAACCCTTCTATAGATATTGCACCTGCTGAGAAGCTATTTGGTGAAGGAAACAAACAAGTATACAAGAGCATGACACATGCAGAATACTTCAACAGGTTTTTCAATAGGAAGCTTGATGAATCCTTTATTGATAGTTTGAGATTATGA